The DNA region ATGTATTAACAAAAAATATTTTAAAACAAATACCTACTCTTTTAGAATCCTACGAAAAGGCTAAAGCAGGAGATTTAACGGTTCAAGCTAAAACATTTTCAAATGATGAGATTAGCAAATTAGCAAGTGGTTTTAATCAAATGATAGAATCTCAACGAAATGTTATTACAAAAGTAATAGATGAAGCAAACAATATTATAGATGTGTTTAACAATGCAGAAAAAAATATTTACGAATTAAATGGAAGTATCGAAGAAGTATCTGCTACAACAGAGCAAATTTCAGCAGGTATGGAGCAGACAGCTGCATCCATGGAGGAGATGAGCGCAACTTCTATGGAGATTGAAAATGCTATAGAAACTATGACAAAACAGATAGAAGATGGACTTATATCTGCTAAGGAAATAAGTAATAGGGCCAATGAGCTAAAGCAAAATGCTATAACTTCTTCCAAAACAGCAAATGATATGTATGTAGGTACACAGGAAAAACTACTAAAAGCTATTTTGGATTCTAAAGCCATTGATGAAATAAGGGTGCTTTCTGATGCTATTTTAATGATAACATCCCAAACTAATCTTTTAGCATTAAATGCAGCTATTGAAGCAGCTAGAGCTGGAGAGGCTGGAAAAGGATTTGCAGTAGTAGCTGATGAAATTAGAAAACTTGCAGAGGACTCTGAAAAAGCTGTTACAGAGATTCAAGATACTACAGGTGTAGTTTTAACTGCTGTTGATAATCTAGTAGAAAGCTCAAAGCAAATATTAGAGTTTATGGATAAACAGGTTATTAAAGACTATGGAGTTTTAGCAGAAACAGGAGAACAATATAGTAAAGATGCTACCTATATTGAAGAATTATTATATAACTTTGATGTGACAGCAGAACATTTCTTACTATCTATCCAATCTATGTTAACAGCTATTAATGAGGTAACTATGGCTACTAATGAAGGTGCAGAAGGTACCACTAATATTGCCCAAAGAAACTCTGATGTAATGCATAGGTCGAATGAAATTGTTAATCAAATTGGGGATATAAAAAAAGGCGCAGAAGGTTTATTGGAATCTATTTCTAAGTTTCGAGTATAATAGTTAGTAAAGAAAGGCTCATTTTAGATGAGTCTTTCTTTATTTTTATCATAATATAACCGTGATAGTAACTGAGCATTTATAGTTTTTTATTTTGGAGATAAAGGTTTTTTACTAGTTATATAGAACTAAAATAATAGCAGCGCTTTGCTAAATTGTTAGCATTCATAAAGGAGTGGTGGTATTGGTAAAATCAATAACAGAAAAAGAAAGAATAATTGAAATTGATATTATCAGAGGAATTGCAATTCTAGGGATTTTCTTTGTAAACTTTCCAGAAATGATAATAGCACCTTTGCAAATGGTAAAATATTCAGGTTTAGATGCCTTTATTAGATTGCTTTATAATTTACTTATCCAAACAAAGTTCTACACTATTTTCTCATTTTTATTTGGATTAGGATTTTATATTTTTATGAGCAGAGCAGAATCCAGAGGAGATAAAATGTACAAGTTATTTTTTAGAAGGTTATTTTTTCTATTTATCTTTGGATTTGTACACTTCGCTTTTCTATGGCATGGAGATATTTTAAATATGTATGCTTTAGTAGGAGTATGGCTACTTTTATTTTATAGCAGGAAGCCAAAAACTATATTAATTTGGGCAGTAGTACTTTTAGTAATTGCAGTTATTTTCAATGGGTTTATTTATTTAGGTCCTGTCTTAAGTGAATTTTTAGATGAAGCCTTAGTGCAAGAAGGGCTAACACACTATAACCCTTTACAAGGCTGGATGCAAAAAGTAGCTTATAGAATTAGCTTGTTTAGTGATAGGTCTATTACAAGTGCTATTGGTTATACACCAGAGATTTTGTCTATGTTTTTATTCGGATTATATGTAGGAAAGATCAAGTTCTTTAACCGATTAGAAGAGTTTACTCCTAGAATAAAGAAGGCACAGATTGTATCATTGATATTATCATTTGTATTATTTATACCAATGGTTAATCTATATTTAAATTCAACAGACTATCAGCTTCAAAGTGCATACTTCTTTGTTTGGTTAAGTGGTAAGACAATGGCTGTTTTCTATATTTCCACAATATTATTGCTTAATAGAAAAGAGAAATGTCAAAAGATGTTGAAACCATTTAGTTATGTTGGTAAAATGGCATTAACAAACTATATAGGACAAACTATTTTTACTGCTGTTATTTTTTCTATATTATTTAAAAATACGGCAATAATTCCACTATGGTTAAGTGTTTTATACTGTCCACTGTTTTATGTAATACAGGTTAAGTTTAGTAAGTGGTGGCTTTCTAATCATAGTATGGGACCTTTAGAGTGGGTGTGGAGGTATGCGACTTACTTCAAGAAGGATTATAAATTAGGAAAAAGTAATTAATAGAACAGATTTGTTTGGGAGGAAAATAATTATGGATACAAAAGAAAAAAAGGTATATGAAACTTTAGATATGTTAAACATTCCTTATGATAGATATACACATCCAGCTGTAAGTACTATTGCAGAAATAGAAGAATACGATGTAAAGGGTGATAATATTGCCCATTGCAAAAACTTATTTTTACGTAATTCTAAGGGAGATAAACATTATTTAGTTGTAATTGAAAGCCATAAAAAGTCAAGTACTAAAGATTTAGCAAAGCAGATTGAAAGTACAAGATTAAGCTTTGCATCTCCAGAGAGAATGGAAAAATATTTAGGTCTTGAACCAGGTTCAGTTTCACCATTTGGACTAATTAATGATGAAAATAAAGAAGTTGAGCTATTAATTGATAATGATCTAGCCACAAGAGAAAAGATTACATTTCATCCCAATATTAATACTGCCAGTGTAACTATAAGCTATGATGATTTTCAAAAGTATATTAAATGGTGTGGTAATAGGGTTAAATATGTGGAAGTTAAATAGTATAATTATTAGTAAGGTTAAGGTTGTGATATAGATTATGTATCATGTTATGATAGTAGAAGATGATAAAAAGATAGCTAGTTTAATTCAAAGTCATGTAGAAAGATATGGCTACGAGGCATATATAGTTGAAGATTATTCTAATATTAAGAGCGAGTTTATAAAACATAATCCCCATATTGTTTTAATGGATATTAACCTTCCATTTTATGATGGTTTTTATTGGTGTAGGGATATTAGAACTATTTCTAAGGCACCTATTATATTTATATCTGCAAGAAGTTCTGACATGGATCAAGTTATGGCAATTGAAAATGGCGGAGATGACTATATTACAAAGCCATTTTCCTATGATGTCTTAATTGCAAAAATTAAAAGTGCATTAAGACGAGTTTATGGAGAGTATTCGGAGAACAATAATAGTGAGGTATATGAAGTAAAAGGCTTGTATTTAAATATTAATCAAAACACCTTAGAGTTTAATGGAATCAAAATAGAGTTAAGTAAAAAAGAGTTTCTTTTAATACATTCTTTGCTTAAGAAGCCTAATACTATTATTTCAAGGGATGAACTTTTAGAAATATTATGGGATGATGTAGATTTTGTTGATGATAATACTTTATCTGTTAACATTACTAGAGTTAGAAAAAGATTAGAGGAACTTGGAATTAGGAATGCTATAGAGACAAAGAGAGGGCAGGGTTATTCCATTACAATTAATTGGGATATTTAATAGAAAGTTCTCGAAAGCAGGTGTGTAAGTGAACTTTAAAAAATATTTAATGGATAAACTATTATATATTTTCTTCTTTTATATAAACATTATTGTTGTTATTTTAGTTATGCATTTAAGTTTAACAATTTCCCTTGGCCTTTATCCAATGGAGAATATTAGTTATGCATTTATTTTATCTACCGTATTTTTAATACTTTTTCTTATAATTGATTATAGTAGAAAGCGACCATTCTATAAGAGCTTAAATAACATTAAAAGTTCTAGTAATGGAATAGAAAATATGCTAGGAGTAGGCGAAATACGTAGTAGAGAACATTTGATATATAGGGATATTTTGTTTAATAATTATAAATACTATAAAGACTATTTAGATAAATACGAGGAGAATCAAAGACAGTATATATATTTTACGAATCAGTGGGTACATCAAATGAAAACTCCAGTATCCGTTATTAATTTACTTCTACAGGATAAAAATACTAAGAATTTTAATGAAGTTTTACAAAGCATAGAGGAAGAAAATGAAAAGCTCTCTCAGGGTCTTGAAATGATGCTGTATAATACTAGATTAAGCCAGTTTAATTTAGATTTTAAAGTAGAACAAATTGATGTTTTAAGTATAGTTCGAGAGGTTATTAATGATCATAAAAAACTATTAATTAAGTATTCTATTTTTCCTAAGTTAGAAGGTGAAAAGGAATTAATAGTTGAGACCGATAGGAAATGGCTTCGATTTGTTATTAATCAGATTTTAAATAATGCTATGAAATATTCAAAGGGTATAAATAAGGATAATAAGTCAATTATAATTAAAGCAAAGAAAGAGCATAACCGTTATATTATTTCCATTATGGATGAGGGTGTAGGTATTCCACAGCAGGATTTAAGAAGGGTTTTTGACCCGTTTTTTACAGGAGAAAATGGCAGGAAATTCTCAGAATCTACAGGTATGGGAATGTATTTAGCTAAAAAAATATGTTCTAATTTAGGTCATCGCATTACTGTAGAATCTGAGGAAGGAAAATGGACACAGTTTTCTATAGTATTTTATAGCGGAGGAAGTATATTTAAGATGTAGTCTTTCAACTATTAAAAAGTTTCTTTCAAAATTGTAAGAATAGTAATTAGTTGTGAAAGGGAAATCGATACTAGGATTTCTCTTATTTTTTTATAATATAAGAAGAAAGTAAGAGAGGGTAAGTTCCTTATAATCTAAAAATATATTTTATTATATTATAGAAAAAACGGAGGTAGAAACTATGTCAATCTTAAAGGTAGCAAACTTAACTAAAGTTTATGGAAATAAAAAGAGTGGTTTAACTGTTAAAGCATTAGACAAATTTAATATGTCTGTAGAGGATGGAGAGTTTGTAGGTGTAATGGGACCTTCAGGTAGTGGAAAAACTACACTTTTAAATATTCTTGCAACTATTGATACTCCTTCATCTGGAGAATTGTTTATTAATGGAACTAATCCTAGTAAGTTAAGAGAAAAGGAATCAGCCCTATTTAGAAGAAGAGAGTTAGGCTTTATATTTCAAGACTTTAACCTATTAGACACATTATCTATTAAGGAGAATATAATACTTCCTTTAGTGTTGGACAAGTTAAAGATTAAGGAAATTAATCAAAGAGTAATGGATATAGCTTCAATTTTAAATATTGTAGATATATTAGAAAAAAGACCCTATGAGGTATCAGGAGGACAGCAGCAAAGAGCTGCTTGTGCAAGGGCATTAGTTCATAATCCTTCTATTATTTTAGCTGACGAGCCTACAGGAAATTTAGACTCAAAGGCTTCTAATGATGTTATGGAATCCCTAAGAAAATTAAATGAAACTAAAAAAGCTACTATTGCAATGGTAACCCACGATCCATTTGCTGCAAGCTTTTGCGACAGAATTATTATGATTAAAGATGGAAAGTTCTTTCTAGAGATAGTTAAGGGTTCAAATAGACAGGCATTTTTTAAGCAAATATTAGATTCCCTTTCAGTGTTAGGGGGTAACTATAATGACATTGCGTAGTATTGCCTACAAAAATCTGAAAGGTAACTTTCATAAATATGTAATGTATTATTTAAGTAATACATTAGTAGTTATGGTATTTTTCATTTTTGCCAACTTTATATTTAATCCTGCCGTAAGTGACATAAAGTATATGGGGACAAAGGGGGCATTAGCTACTAATGCTCTAATAGTATGTGAATTTGTAATAATTGTATTTTCGATTTTCTTCACATCTTATTCAAACTCTAGTTTCTTAAAGTCTAGGGAAAAGGAGTTTGGGCTTTTATCTATGTTCGGTATGACAAAGTCTCAAGTTCGAAGATACGTTATATATGAAAATATGATAGTGTCATTAATATCTGTTGCTACAGGTTTAGGTTTTGGTATTTTGTTTTCGAAGCTATTTTTTATGGCAATAAGTGCTATTATAGCATTAAATGTAGAAATTCCTTTTATTGTATCAATTAAAGCTCTAATTATTACTATATTTAGTTTTCTTTTATTATTTCAGGGAGTTAACTATATTAGTAGCTTTAGAATTAAAAATAACAATATCATAGAGTTATTAAAAGGTGCAAGAGTGCCAAAGCCAATTCCTAAGTTTTCTATTTTAAAAGCTATATTATCAATTTTATTAATAGGTTCAGGCTATGGAATGGCAGTATTTTCAGGAATGGCAATTATAGTAACTATGATTCCTATTGTTATTGTAACAGTGGCTGGAACCTACTTTTTATTTACGCAGTTTAGTATATTAATAACTGAAAAGCTAAAGAAAAACAACAGACTCTTTTACAATGGGGTAAATATGATAACTTTATCTCAGATAATATATAAGTTAAAGGATAATGCTAAGGTTTTATTTATTGTAGCCGTATCGGGAGCTGTAGCATTGACAGCTTCGGGAACTGTTTACTCTGTACAGCAAGGCTTTGCTTCAGGCTTCTTAAGTGAGAATCCTCACGATATAAGTATATTGGAAAGAGGACTCACATCTCATAATGTAATTGAGTCAGGTAAAGTAGAGGAGATTGCTAAAAAGAATAATGAAGAAGTTAAATATAAAAATGAAATTGTGTTATTTGACGCAAAAAATAATGACATAAATCATCCTGCACATTCCTTTTATGTTATGTCTAATTCTGATTTTAATATTTTAGCCAAACAGCAAAGGAAAAAGAATATTGACTTAGATGGCAAAGAAGCCTTAATTTATAAATATAAAGATAAGACTATAGGATCAAATGTAAAAGATAGCTTTATTGATGATAGCACATTAAGCTTAAATGTTAATGATAATGTAGAATCTTATGATATAGTTAAAGCGATAAATGAGGGTGTTATTAATTTGAATTATAAAACACCTAATGTTATAGTTGTTAGTGATGGAGAATATAGTCAATTAAATAAATCTATTCCTGAAAATGAAAAAGTAGTATATTACAGTTATAATTTTAAAAACTGGAAGCAATCAATAAATACAGTAAATGAAATTGCTGAATTTATAGATGAAAAAGATATTGAGGCAAGACACTTTAAGGAAAGAGTTACAAATTACAATGCCGTAATGGAACAAACAACATTAATGCTATTTATTGGAGCTTTTATAGCTATACTGTTCTTTATTGCAACGGGAAGTATTATATACTTTAAATTATTTAATGAAATTCAAAAAGATAAGCAGGAGTTTATTTCCTTAAAGAAAATAGGTATGACAGATGGAGAAATGAAAAAAATTATAAATATCCAGACATTACTTGTATTTTTTCTACCATTTATTGTAGCAGTTATCCATGCCTTGTTTGCAATTAAAGCATTAAGTAATCTTTTGATGCAAAGTCTATATCTGTATTTATTAGTTATTGTAGCTATTTATTTTGTATTACAATTTGCATATTATATATTTGCTAAAGCAATGTATGCAAGACAGGTTAAAACATTTTAACTAATAATATGGATTATATAAAATATAAAGTATATAAAAACAACCTAGCGGATTAATCCAATAGGTTGTTTTTATAACAATAGAATAAATTATTTACTTATTAAAATGGTGGATAAGCTGTAATTTTCATTCTATGCTTCAATAAAGTCGACCTATAAATCTTCAAAGGAAAGACTTTCTTATATTTGATTTTTAATTAAAATAAAAAGGAAATAACATAAAAGAATATGAGTGGTATCCAACTAAAATAGTATTAACACCTATATATGTGAATAATATAGAAGCAAAACCTATTATTGAAAACCAAGCTGCTTTTTTGCCCTTCCAATCTTTAGTTAATCTTACATGCAAATAAATAGAATAAATCACCCATGTTATAAATGACCAAGTCTCCTTAGGGTCCCATTGCCAATATCTGCCCCAAGCTTTTTCAGCCCAAATTGCTCCAGTAATAATTACTATAGTAAGGGTTATAAAGCCTACAGCTATGGCTCTATAGCTCATAGTATCAAGAAGGTCTAAATTTGGCATATGTTTTCTTGTAAAACTATCTTCCTTTAAATGATCCCTAAGAACATATATAATAGAAATTGCACAGGCCACCGCAAAGGCACCATAGCTAAATATGGCAGTTAGAACATGAATTACAATCCAATTACTTTGAAGTGCTGGCATTAATGGTCTTATATCTTTAGATTGCATAGCTGCATAGTAAATAAGTATAAGTATAATTGGAGTAGCAAAGGCTCCTAAGATCTTATATCTATATTTTTTTTCAAATATTAGATAAAACAAACTAATTCCCCATGCAAAGCTTGTAGCAAATTCGTACTGATTACTAATAGGCAATCTACTGGCTTGTACAGTTCTAGTTGCTAAAGAAACAGTATGAAAGGTTAATCCTAATTTAACGAGTATGCTTCCATAGTTGCCTAATTTTTCCTTCCTAAAAATAAAAAAAATAAAATATGCTATTGTAGATAGGCTATATAGTATTAGTGCAATAATAAAACTTTGATTTTCTCCAAACATAGTAACTCTCCTTTTTTATTGTCTAAATAGAAATATCTTTTTTGGTTTGATAATTTCCTTTAAGGCTATTTTTCTTATCGGATGAATAATCTCCATATATATAAATAGCTTCAGCTTTTCTTTCAACTATAAGCTGTTTTGGTTTCATATAAAATGCTAAAAATAATCCTAGCATTATCACTATAGAACCAATCAATGCTCCAATTTTCCCATTCATTTTATTTACTGATAAATACGTGTAACGCTCTGGGTTAGTAAAATTAAAGGTAAAATCCTGCCAATGCACATCCTGACCTGGAGAAACTAGGTTCATATCTACTCTTTGGCCTCCATAAAGTAGAGAGTATAGTATTTTTGGATTATTTAGATCATTGGATTTGGAAGCAAAGCCTGTTTCAGTTGCTACAAAATCTGGATATAAGTGGTGCATTTGGATAACTATAAATTCCTTATTATTTATATAAGCGGTTCCATCGTATACTATTTCACTCCCGAGATTTTGTCCATCTTTAAAGACATTAACTTCTGAAGCCCATCCGGTGCTATGTTGATAGAAAGTATAACCATCATATCTCATTGGGTTGTTCACATATATTTCGCCAGATACAAGACTAGTTCCATCTTTATCAGTTAAGGTGCCTTGTGTAATATATTGCTGAACAGATCCATCATCTCTATAGATTATTTCAAAGTCTTCGATGTTCATTATATAATTAGTACCCTCTAATTGTTGCATTGATCCTGGAGTACCAAATACAGCTGTATCAAAAAATGTATACTGTCCATAGCTATAAAATACAATTATTGCAAGTATACCAATGTGAATAAGCCATGATCCTAAGTAGCCTATTTTATTTTTATTACTATAGTATATTTCTGTGGAATCATATGTTGTACACTTTATATTTTTGAAACCCTCACTTTTAAAAACATCCTTAATACTATCGGTACTAAAGTAATTCATAGACTTAACAGGATTTTTAAGTTGCGTTTCACTAGGAGCTAATGATAATTTTTTAATTTTATTAATAACATTTTTAAATCTAATAGTGCTACATAAAAATAAGTTAAGGGCTAGAGCAAGAAAAAGCGCAATAAATCCACTGGAATGATAAATATCGTAGGCTTTAAAGGTAATAATTAACTGTGACCATAATGGTGAGTAGTTATTTAGATAAAAAGCCTCTTCTCTACCTTGTGGGACAACAGATCCTACTACAGATACTAAACATAACATTCCTAGTAAGATTAATCCAAATTTCATAGTTCTTAAAAAAGCAAATATTTTTTTAAACCATACTTTCATTTATTCACTTCCTTACATAATTTTAATTATAACTACCACTACTAGATTATGTATAGTGGTAGTTACTTAAGAAAATATAAATTTTCTAACAAGTTAAGTTTTTTTAAGAAGTAGCAGCTTGATAAAAGTCATTAGTAGAATAGTAATATAGGATTTTTTATTGAAATTCTGCTAGTTTATCTAAGGCTTGTTGAGCATAGTTTCTTGCTTCACTTAAAGCTTTTTTTGCCTTTGGTGTATTGTGGAAGCCTGTACTATTTTCTACAAACACAAAATCCCATCTATACTGAGCTTTTCTATGTAGATCCCATAACTCATTAACTACTGTATCATCTAACTGACTGTCCTCCATAACTGTTCCAAAATTTTCAATTAGTTGCACAAGCATTTTACCAATCTCTAGCAGCTCATCATCTATTTCCTTTTGTATTCCTTGAACCTTTGCTGTTAATCCATCTAATTCAGAGCTATGGCAAGTACCGCAGGATTCATTAAGAGTTTTTAGTGGACTTTTTGCCCAATGAGATTTATATTTTTGTCCATTTTCTTCTACCGTTGGCATATGACAATCTGCACATGTAACACCCATCTTATCGTGGACACTTCCACTATAGGTTTCAAACTCAGGATGCTGTACTTTAATTAAAGGAGTTCCTGTTCTTGGATGTTTCCAATCAAAATAATCAATTTTATCGTAATATGCTTCGATATTTGCTATTTCTAACCCATTATCCCAAGGTAAAATTACTTCCTTTGTATCTGGATCCATATAATATTCGACATGACATTGTGCACAGGCCATAGTGCCAGGTTTAGGCTCTTTATTAAGCTTGTCTACTGCTACTCTAAATTGAGGCGTTGTTGCTTGAACTTGTTTTCCGGGTTCATTTCTATGGCAGGTATAGCAAGTGATTCCATTCTCAGCTTCCTGGGATACCTTATGAAAGTCCATAGCATATAAATCATCTTTATATTCAGCTAGTAGTTTTTCGTAATCAGCCGTTTTACATGCTAAACATGATGCACCTGGTTTAGGTCTTGCTGTATTAATAACATCATGAAGGGCATAGTAATGGCCTCTAGCAGCATAATATTCCTTTCCGAATCCTATCCCATCATATAATACCTTTATATCGGGATACTTCTCTAAATAACTAATAGGGTGAGATCCCCCTAATTCTGGATCTTCTGTTACCCCATCTTTAAATCTTGATGTCATTTGTAAGGATTCGTAGATTAGGGGAAATTGATCCTTCCACTTCTCAGCAGATAAAATCATTTGATCTGGAGAGGGTATTTCAACTGTTTGCTCTGGCTTTTTTCCTTCTTCCTTATTCTGACCCTGTTTATTCTCTTGTGGTTTACAACCAATAGAAGTTATAAGTATAGAGAGTACTATTATTATCGAAACTATCAGCCTTTTATATTGTTTCACTAAAATTCTCCTTTCTATATTATTGTCATTTATATTATTCCAATAATTGCAAAAGCTATAAGCTACTTTATTATTTAAATATTAGATTTTTTCACTCAGTTCGTGATAATATATAGTAAAGAGTATTGTCATTAGGGGGTGTTTTTATGAAGAAGAATGTTGCAGAAGAACTAAAAAGGCTAAAAGAAAGCATGGAAATGCTAGAGGATCTGCTGGACACTGCTTACTATGGAATGGCAATAGTAGATATAGATGGAAAGATTGTTAAGTGGAACTATGAAAAACTAATGGGGATTAAAGAAGAAGATGTGCTGGATAAGAATGTTGAAGATATAATAGAAAATACTAGACTACATATTGTAGCTAAAACAGGCGAAAAAGAATTATTCGAGGTCCAAAAAATACAAGGCAGAGATATGATAACTAGCAGAGTGCCCATAATACAGAACGGTAAAATTATTGGTGCAGCAGGAACAGTACTTTTTAAAGATGTTAAGGAGTTAAAATCTTTAGTACAAAAACTAGAAATGTTAGAAGATACAGTACATAAATATAAGGGAGAGATTAAAAGATTTCATAAAACAAAATACTCCTTTGATAATATTATTACACAAAATAAAAAGATGATATATTTAAAAGAAATTGCTAAGAGGGCAGCGGAAAGTAATGCAACTTTGCTTATCCAAGGTGAGAGTGGTACAGGAAAGGAATTATTTGCTCATGGAGTACATAGAGCAAGTTTAAGAAAGCATGGACCATTTGTTACAATCAACTGTGCTGCTATTCCCAAAGAGTTATTGGAGTCAGAGTTATTTGGATACGATGGTGGAGCTTTTACAGGGGCAAGAAGAGAAGGAAAGATCGGAAAATTTGAACTTGCTAATGGTGGAACAATACTATTAGATGAAATAGGTTCTATGCCAATGGAGATGCAGGCAAAACTTCTAAGAGTACTGGAAACTAGAGAGTTTGAACGGGTAGGTGGAAATACAAGAATTGAAATAGATATAAGGTTAATCGCCTGTACTAACGAGAACCTGGAAAAGGCTGTGGAGGAAGGAAAGTTTAGGCAAGATTTATACTATAGACTGAATGTAATACAAATAGAAATACCACCTTTAAGAGATAGAATAGAGGATATTCCTATATTGGCTGAAAGTCTTTTAAATAGTCTATCCAAGGATTTATCTGTACCTAAAAAAATACTTGAATTTGAGACTAAAGAAGCCCTTAAAAATCATGTATGGCCTGGTAATGTAAGGGAACTTCGTAATGTACTTGAGAGAGCATCTACACTATGCAAGGATGACGTCATTAAAATAGAACATCTACCTGAATATTTAAATAAAAAGGTTTTTAAAGAAGATGGATATAGTGAGGAAGATTCTTTACTTTTAAAAAACATAGTTGCTAGAGTGGAAAAGAAAGCTATTAAAAAGGCGATTGAGGAAAGTAGGGGCAATAAAACCTTGGCTGCCAGAACATTGGGTATCCATAGAACCGCATTATATAAAAAAATAGAGCTATACGGATTAGATTGGTAAAACTGTACAAGAAATCTACAACTAATATAAAGTTGTAGATTTTTTTATACATATATTAAGTTATTATAATTTTATGAATTGAAAAATTCAGTTTATTATAAGGAACCAATCTATATAGTATTGAAATTTAAAGATTTATTTTAATTTAATCATAAACTATAATTTTGGCATAACAATTGCTCTTAATTAAATATAGTTGCTATAGATAATTAAATAATTAATTCTAAAATTATATTATTATAAAAATTTGGAGGTGGCGTTATGTCTAAAATTGTAAGTATAGAAGAAGCTATAAGTCATATTAAAGATGGTATGACTATTATGGTGGGCGGATTTTTAGGATCAGGTAGTCCCCATAAGATTATCGATGCCT from Alkaliphilus flagellatus includes:
- a CDS encoding sigma-54 interaction domain-containing protein, which translates into the protein MKKNVAEELKRLKESMEMLEDLLDTAYYGMAIVDIDGKIVKWNYEKLMGIKEEDVLDKNVEDIIENTRLHIVAKTGEKELFEVQKIQGRDMITSRVPIIQNGKIIGAAGTVLFKDVKELKSLVQKLEMLEDTVHKYKGEIKRFHKTKYSFDNIITQNKKMIYLKEIAKRAAESNATLLIQGESGTGKELFAHGVHRASLRKHGPFVTINCAAIPKELLESELFGYDGGAFTGARREGKIGKFELANGGTILLDEIGSMPMEMQAKLLRVLETREFERVGGNTRIEIDIRLIACTNENLEKAVEEGKFRQDLYYRLNVIQIEIPPLRDRIEDIPILAESLLNSLSKDLSVPKKILEFETKEALKNHVWPGNVRELRNVLERASTLCKDDVIKIEHLPEYLNKKVFKEDGYSEEDSLLLKNIVARVEKKAIKKAIEESRGNKTLAARTLGIHRTALYKKIELYGLDW
- a CDS encoding ammonia-forming cytochrome c nitrite reductase subunit c552, with the translated sequence MKQYKRLIVSIIIVLSILITSIGCKPQENKQGQNKEEGKKPEQTVEIPSPDQMILSAEKWKDQFPLIYESLQMTSRFKDGVTEDPELGGSHPISYLEKYPDIKVLYDGIGFGKEYYAARGHYYALHDVINTARPKPGASCLACKTADYEKLLAEYKDDLYAMDFHKVSQEAENGITCYTCHRNEPGKQVQATTPQFRVAVDKLNKEPKPGTMACAQCHVEYYMDPDTKEVILPWDNGLEIANIEAYYDKIDYFDWKHPRTGTPLIKVQHPEFETYSGSVHDKMGVTCADCHMPTVEENGQKYKSHWAKSPLKTLNESCGTCHSSELDGLTAKVQGIQKEIDDELLEIGKMLVQLIENFGTVMEDSQLDDTVVNELWDLHRKAQYRWDFVFVENSTGFHNTPKAKKALSEARNYAQQALDKLAEFQ
- a CDS encoding cytochrome c biogenesis protein ResB; this translates as MKVWFKKIFAFLRTMKFGLILLGMLCLVSVVGSVVPQGREEAFYLNNYSPLWSQLIITFKAYDIYHSSGFIALFLALALNLFLCSTIRFKNVINKIKKLSLAPSETQLKNPVKSMNYFSTDSIKDVFKSEGFKNIKCTTYDSTEIYYSNKNKIGYLGSWLIHIGILAIIVFYSYGQYTFFDTAVFGTPGSMQQLEGTNYIMNIEDFEIIYRDDGSVQQYITQGTLTDKDGTSLVSGEIYVNNPMRYDGYTFYQHSTGWASEVNVFKDGQNLGSEIVYDGTAYINNKEFIVIQMHHLYPDFVATETGFASKSNDLNNPKILYSLLYGGQRVDMNLVSPGQDVHWQDFTFNFTNPERYTYLSVNKMNGKIGALIGSIVIMLGLFLAFYMKPKQLIVERKAEAIYIYGDYSSDKKNSLKGNYQTKKDISI
- the ccsB gene encoding c-type cytochrome biogenesis protein CcsB, with protein sequence MFGENQSFIIALILYSLSTIAYFIFFIFRKEKLGNYGSILVKLGLTFHTVSLATRTVQASRLPISNQYEFATSFAWGISLFYLIFEKKYRYKILGAFATPIILILIYYAAMQSKDIRPLMPALQSNWIVIHVLTAIFSYGAFAVACAISIIYVLRDHLKEDSFTRKHMPNLDLLDTMSYRAIAVGFITLTIVIITGAIWAEKAWGRYWQWDPKETWSFITWVIYSIYLHVRLTKDWKGKKAAWFSIIGFASILFTYIGVNTILVGYHSYSFMLFPFYFN
- a CDS encoding ABC transporter permease, coding for MTLRSIAYKNLKGNFHKYVMYYLSNTLVVMVFFIFANFIFNPAVSDIKYMGTKGALATNALIVCEFVIIVFSIFFTSYSNSSFLKSREKEFGLLSMFGMTKSQVRRYVIYENMIVSLISVATGLGFGILFSKLFFMAISAIIALNVEIPFIVSIKALIITIFSFLLLFQGVNYISSFRIKNNNIIELLKGARVPKPIPKFSILKAILSILLIGSGYGMAVFSGMAIIVTMIPIVIVTVAGTYFLFTQFSILITEKLKKNNRLFYNGVNMITLSQIIYKLKDNAKVLFIVAVSGAVALTASGTVYSVQQGFASGFLSENPHDISILERGLTSHNVIESGKVEEIAKKNNEEVKYKNEIVLFDAKNNDINHPAHSFYVMSNSDFNILAKQQRKKNIDLDGKEALIYKYKDKTIGSNVKDSFIDDSTLSLNVNDNVESYDIVKAINEGVINLNYKTPNVIVVSDGEYSQLNKSIPENEKVVYYSYNFKNWKQSINTVNEIAEFIDEKDIEARHFKERVTNYNAVMEQTTLMLFIGAFIAILFFIATGSIIYFKLFNEIQKDKQEFISLKKIGMTDGEMKKIINIQTLLVFFLPFIVAVIHALFAIKALSNLLMQSLYLYLLVIVAIYFVLQFAYYIFAKAMYARQVKTF